A DNA window from Cloacibacillus sp. An23 contains the following coding sequences:
- the tyrS gene encoding tyrosine--tRNA ligase → MHTNALQVLRDRGFVEWTSHNEELEEHFKNNMVTGYIGFDPSADSLHVGNLVAIMGLAWLQRLGHRPIAIAGGGTGRIGDPSGKSAERNLLSEEQILHNVSCIANQLRHFLNFDSGENSALLVNNNDWLKKENYIEFLRDTGKYFTVSFLVNREYVRSRVLDPDKSITYTELSYILLQAFDFNHLYNEYGCTLQMGGNDQQVNIIAGMDLTRKKSGGQCYGITFPLLLNAQGQKFGKSESGAVYLSPERTSVYKFYQFWINVDDKDLEKLFKLFTFRELGEIAALLEEHAKAPHLRKAQKELAWEMTCRVHGEEAAARVRDASAVLFGESSIKDASQEVLDTLSAEIPCAEADLAETDGVTDLLVLCGACDSKGNAKKKIKEGGAYLNGEKIAGADKRLTEADLLAGRYVQLNVGKKDFRLIKFK, encoded by the coding sequence ATGCACACAAACGCGCTGCAGGTTTTGAGGGATCGCGGCTTCGTCGAGTGGACGAGCCACAACGAGGAGCTTGAAGAGCACTTCAAAAACAACATGGTGACGGGCTACATAGGCTTCGACCCGTCCGCCGACAGCCTCCACGTCGGCAACCTCGTCGCCATCATGGGTCTCGCGTGGCTCCAGCGCCTCGGACACCGCCCGATAGCGATAGCGGGCGGCGGCACGGGACGCATCGGCGACCCGTCGGGCAAAAGCGCCGAACGCAACCTGCTCTCCGAAGAGCAGATACTCCACAACGTATCCTGCATAGCGAACCAGCTCCGCCACTTCCTCAACTTCGACAGCGGCGAAAACAGCGCGCTGCTCGTCAACAACAACGACTGGCTCAAAAAAGAAAACTATATAGAATTCCTGCGCGACACGGGAAAATACTTCACCGTCAGCTTCCTCGTCAACCGCGAATACGTGCGCAGCCGCGTCCTCGACCCCGACAAGTCGATAACCTACACCGAGCTCTCCTACATACTGCTCCAGGCCTTCGACTTCAACCACCTCTACAATGAATACGGCTGCACGCTCCAGATGGGCGGCAACGACCAGCAAGTCAACATCATCGCCGGCATGGACCTAACGCGCAAAAAATCCGGCGGGCAGTGCTACGGCATCACCTTCCCGCTGCTGCTCAACGCGCAGGGACAGAAATTCGGAAAATCCGAAAGCGGCGCCGTCTACCTCTCGCCCGAGCGCACCAGCGTCTACAAGTTCTACCAGTTCTGGATCAACGTGGACGACAAAGACCTTGAAAAACTCTTCAAACTCTTCACATTCCGCGAACTCGGCGAAATAGCCGCGTTGCTCGAAGAGCACGCGAAAGCGCCGCACCTGCGCAAAGCGCAGAAAGAGCTTGCGTGGGAAATGACCTGCCGCGTCCACGGCGAAGAAGCCGCCGCGCGCGTGCGCGACGCGAGCGCCGTGCTCTTCGGCGAATCGAGCATCAAAGACGCTTCGCAGGAAGTCCTCGACACGCTCTCCGCGGAAATCCCCTGCGCCGAAGCCGACCTCGCCGAGACCGACGGCGTCACCGATCTGCTCGTCCTCTGCGGAGCCTGCGACTCAAAGGGCAACGCGAAGAAAAAAATCAAAGAGGGCGGAGCATACCTCAACGGCGAAAAAATCGCCGGCGCGGACAAACGCCTCACCGAAGCCGACCTCCTGGCCGGCCGCTACGTCCAGCTCAACGTAGGCAAGAAAGATTTCCGTCTCATCAAATTCAAATAA
- a CDS encoding lactate racemase domain-containing protein: protein MSAVYDEILKPVIFPKMYKFSQKFADDKIDDIRTSVVKEITSFPGIDAVRGSTVAIAVGSRGIRHIAMIVKTVVEVLRGHGADVYIVPAMGSHGGAVAINQTKILEHLGITESSVGAEIRSDMATEIIGHTPDGIPVNMDKNACAADYTVTIARIKPHCSFRGKYESGMLKMCVIGLGKQHGADFCHVQGMENMGKNLEKIGRVFIEKSNLLFSLALMENAYDETCYIRAVSKDEIMRKEPDLLEKAKSMLPKIPFSNIDMLVIDEFGKNITGTGMDCNIIQRFTSEHMVAHPITKRLVVLDLTEESDGNASGFGLADISTRRAFDKMSMQKTYPNLLTARTVIGGKIPLIMDDDYDALRSGIKTAPNVDYDNVRIVHIKNTLSLDALEISEALLLEAQNNPNLAQLGEGYYWQFDEGRNLISSWTTGD, encoded by the coding sequence ATGAGCGCCGTCTATGACGAGATTTTAAAGCCAGTAATCTTCCCCAAAATGTATAAGTTCAGCCAGAAGTTTGCAGACGACAAGATAGATGATATTCGCACAAGTGTCGTCAAAGAAATCACATCTTTTCCAGGGATAGATGCCGTGAGAGGCAGCACCGTAGCCATCGCTGTAGGAAGCCGCGGGATACGCCACATCGCTATGATCGTAAAGACTGTCGTGGAAGTTTTACGGGGACACGGCGCCGATGTCTATATCGTCCCAGCGATGGGAAGCCATGGTGGCGCTGTTGCAATAAATCAGACGAAGATACTGGAACATCTCGGCATTACAGAGTCAAGCGTAGGCGCCGAAATACGGTCTGATATGGCTACGGAGATCATCGGGCACACGCCCGACGGCATACCGGTCAACATGGACAAAAATGCATGCGCCGCAGACTATACGGTAACAATTGCAAGGATAAAACCGCACTGCAGTTTCCGCGGAAAATACGAGAGCGGGATGCTGAAGATGTGCGTCATCGGCCTCGGGAAACAGCACGGGGCGGATTTCTGCCATGTACAAGGCATGGAAAACATGGGCAAAAATCTTGAAAAAATCGGGCGTGTTTTTATAGAAAAATCAAATCTTCTTTTTTCTTTAGCTCTGATGGAAAACGCATATGACGAGACATGTTATATAAGGGCGGTTTCAAAAGATGAGATTATGCGCAAAGAGCCGGATTTATTGGAAAAAGCTAAAAGCATGCTACCAAAGATTCCTTTCAGTAATATAGACATGTTGGTCATAGACGAATTCGGGAAAAATATAACGGGAACGGGTATGGACTGTAACATCATACAGCGATTTACGTCGGAACACATGGTCGCCCATCCTATCACCAAGCGCTTAGTAGTATTGGATTTAACCGAAGAATCCGACGGCAACGCCTCAGGTTTCGGGCTTGCCGACATCTCCACACGAAGGGCCTTTGACAAAATGAGCATGCAGAAGACATATCCCAATTTATTGACCGCACGTACCGTAATCGGCGGGAAGATACCTTTGATTATGGATGACGATTATGACGCATTAAGAAGCGGAATCAAAACGGCTCCCAATGTGGATTACGACAATGTGCGCATTGTGCATATCAAAAACACCCTTTCCTTAGACGCTCTCGAAATATCAGAGGCTCTTCTCCTAGAAGCGCAGAATAATCCTAATTTGGCGCAGCTAGGCGAAGGATACTATTGGCAGTTCGATGAAGGCAGAAATCTCATAAGTTCATGGACGACAGGTGATTAA